TTCAAAGTTAGTGACTAAACATGTTTTGTAGACATAAATTCTACCATTTTGACTCAATATGGCAGAAAACTTTCTGGGACACCTGAATAGAACCGATCCATCATTAATGTTATTAGGGTCCCCCTGGTTTATCCTGCTGCGacaagcaaaattgtctgctgtggTAAAAGTTTCTGGGTTGCTTCCATAAAGCTTCTTTTCCATGTAGCTTTAGCGTTAAAATGTTATAATTACTATTTCTTACCTGGTTGTCGAATTTCAGCGACTGTGTGCCAACAAGGAAACGAATGGCATCAGTTTCAGCTGTTTGGGCAGTGAGTGCTCGAGCCTGCAATAAATTTCacaattacatttacattcatagTTTAGACACGAAGAAAGCAGTGAGAAGACGATAACATGATACTGCAATCATTCCTGTCAACCAAAAATTTCAGAATAATATAAAAGAAACCCTTATATGTACCAGCAGCTGTAATAACAGAATATACCTCGCTGTCATGCAGGTAAATAACAATGAACTGAGTTGACACTATTACGCTGAATAGGTGAAATAGATACCTGAAATTCGAGACCATAAATGACAGGAGCGTCATCCTCCATTTTCAGTCTGTTGTGAATTTTTAGTCCTTTTTAAAGCGGTACTTGATAAgccaaaccaaacatatattaccTCTAGCTTTCGGAAAATACAACACAGATTGTACACATCGCACTTCCGCGTTTAGAAACGTGGATAGAAATTCAGCGTGTATTAATAGCGTAACTACAGCAGTACAACGTTGCACGGGCTTTACTAAGTACGTAAATTAAATCAAGAATAGCATATATTGCGGACGAGTTAAGTTTGTCTGCTATGGCTTGCCGTACAAGTCGTTTCTGGAGGAACGGCGCAAGCGCACTTGAGTTCTATCTGTCAGTCTGCAGTAAGGTATGACAACATAatatttttctgacttgtttttcgttttgttttgtgTAATTGGGAGTAGATTTGTATACGGTACTTTTTAAATCGTACACAGTTATCCAGttgcttgtattttatttttacatcgGCTCAGTGCGGTTGATTAACGATAGTCAGCTAACCTAGCTAAACAAGCTAGCTGGTCGAGATCAGATTAAAAAACCTTACTTTTAATGTAATGTGTTTTTCGTTATCATGAAAAAACCTCCAAAATTGAATGCAATGATATGTTAGGTTACAGATCGACCCATTATCTGGTGGTCTTCCTTCGTCCAGGAGAAATGACTTTCATAAGATGAGCTCATGTAGAAATTGTCAGGAAGTGACCATGAAAGATACAGCTTTAATCACATTCATTTAAACTTACAATAATACATTTATTCATATGGTGCTATTTCCAACAAAGGCTTACTTGCTTTATTTTGAGTGCTTTGGTAGCCGAATGCTCAGAGGAGAGCTAAAAGTCAAACAATAATTCAAAAACGCTTGAGAAATTATAGATATAACTAAGAGTaattcaaaacaaaaatataataattaaaaattgCAAGTGCAAAATGTTAGTATGATAAATGTAATCGATATAGGGATatctggggatcaataaagttcatctgtatctgtaactgaaaaaaacaaatagtGAGAACAATCTATATTATGTAAGTACTGTATAATCCATTTCATATTTGTAGccaaatatgtatttatttttatattttttaaattttgatatAATTTgcaatttttctgttttaatggtGAGCAGCAGTAGAGATGGACAGTGGGGAGACTCCTGCCCAACGGCCAGTCACCTTGGACATCACAGTAGAGGACATATCCAAGGAAACGCCAGCTCCAGCATCTCCAGAACCAACCACCAGTCAGACACCATCCAGAGAGAATGTTCTGCCTCAGCAGGACAGCATTGACCTgggtggagagtttatcaccCCTCAGGAAGACAGCAGTGCTACACCCTCAGAGAGTCTAATGGACAAGCTCAACGACCAGATGATGGAGAGCGTCATGATTTCAGATTCTCCTAATAATAGTGAGGAGGATGATGTGGCTCCCATCGACTCTTTTCTGgatggaggagaagaggaagagaataAAGGAGAGAGGTCAGGAGACATAGAGGAGCAAAGTGAGATTGGACAGAATACAACAGAGATCAAAGTCTCAGAggtagaagaggagaaggagagttTAGAAGAGAAAAGAGTGGAGGTTACACAGGAGATAGACGGTCAAGAACATGTCATAGGGATTGGTGCTCCTTCAGGTGACGCACAGAGCCCATCTGTTGTCCAAAGTGAGGAGCCAGCACTACAGGAACCCAAAGGGACCAACCCAAAAGAAGTACCTGTGCCTGTGTGCACCATATTCAGCCAGGGCAACCAGCCCAAGTCTCTGGTTCCTGATGGCTTCCAGCCCACTCTCATCAAGTCTCCTAGCTTTAGTATGGGGAGTGGTGGAGGAAATGATGAGGCTGTGACACCCAGCAAGCCTCACGCCCCACTTGTATGCCAGCCCAGCCCCAGCCTCAGTAAGTTTTTCACTGACAACGGGCAGGTCAATCCAGCCTCAGATTTTTTTGATTCATTTACAGCCCCATCCTCCTTCATCTCTGTCTCTAACCCCAATGCTGATCTTCCCTCTGGCCCTGGCCCAACACCCATAGCTCCAACTCCTGAGCGTCAGctctcttccacctcctcctccatctcaaCTCCAGGAGGACCTCTGGACTCTGGTGCTCCCACACCTAGCTCAGTGTTTGTCCCTGCCCCAACTGAATCCCCTGCAAAGTCCCAACCCACTCCACATCCAACAGTCCCAGCTCCTACTCAAGCCCCAGCCTCAGCCCCAGCTGCTCAGCCACAGCCCTTCAACCAACTCCAAGCCGTGTTCTCGGGCAGTGACGACCCGTTTGCGACAGCACTGAGCCTAAGTGAGGTGGACCGGCGCCATGATGCTTGGCTCCCATCTGAGGAGACTAGGAAGGTTTTAATCTCTGTGGCCACCCAGCAGTACAGCCCAGTGTATGTAGACACAAGCAAACTCACCATGCCTGGCCTCAAGTTTGACAACCTGCAGGTAGGACAAGCTATATGTCTGTGGTATACTGTGTTTTTGTGAGTGGGATCTGCACATTTTGCTTGCTTATATAGTTGTGTGTGTAAAAGCCAAACTAGAGAAGGGGGATGTTGAGAAGcataggctacaggctccatttgCAGCATCATATCGTTTGTCCTGAactattttacctgaattatttcagatGGATGGATATATAGACAGGCTACAGCTAGAAAAATGCTTAGTAGATCATAAGTTACTTTAAAACAATCAGAACAATCCTGTTTGTGCATTATTAAAATACTGAAAGAGTATGTTAAAGCCTTTTGTCAGTCAGCTGGTTTTCTTAAGTATGTATGATGACAAACTAAATATTTGCAAATGGATGCTGATTGTGAGGAAGAAAATATAACACTGAGGAATTGTTTTGGaccttttaaatattttttgataCTATATGAATCAAAATAATGAATCAGTTAATCATGAACACGATTAGATGATTCAAATGATATTGAAAATAAGTTATTCTCTCAGTGAAGATGATCTATAGTGATATTTTTCAGGCCGTCCAGTCACTGTTGGTTGTAACATTTTGACCCCTTTCAGTGACATCACCAGAGAGGTGATACAGAGCCAGCTCTGTGGTGTCAGCTGCTTTTGTAGTTGCAAAAATATCACTACGGTTTAAATCTTCAAGTGCAAAACTTGGGGGAAAAACAACAGAACAGGACAATACACATCTTCCATCtccagctctctcctctctgtccgaattttaaataataataataataatgaaaatatttgatCTGACATTGTTTCACACCTGTGGAAAATGAAGCaacttttccaagcttctgtgAAGAGCCACAGAGTAAGATGTATATGTCTGTTTTCTTGTCAAACCACTTgagttacaatatgctgaaaggtaattctgGAATTTTTACCCATTGATGCCAAAAATCACTCACTGAAGCTTTAATATGGTTAGAAACTAAGCCATCCTCATATGTTTGCTAATAATTTATAAGAATTCCTTTCATCTGTTAGAATGTCAGTGGATGAATCTTTCATTTGTCCACATAAACATGGAATGAAGGCAGTTTTCAGTTGTCTTCAAATGCACACACACTCTTCCTGGCTTGTGAGTCTCCatatcatgtatttttctcataAACATCCTCTGAGCTCCTTTAACAGCAACATTTATCCGTAATAACAACCCTGATGAAACATCAATTTAGTTACTTATTCAGTTGAATGTTATGGTGTGCGTCCTCCTCCCTGCTCAGATTGTGTTCATTATCCCCTCAAAATGTGTGCGAATGCTTGCTTGAATAAATGAATAAGAATCGAGGAATTTTCCATCCTCTTAGTGGTGTTGTTGCCCACTAAGAGCTGGTTTGCAGCAAACAAATGAGTTCCACTCTGAAGCTGGTTTAAATATAGCTTTTTTTCTGCAGCCtgattttattcattcatactaCGACTGGTTTATCGTTTATATTATCTAAATAGGGTGTCCAGACTAAGTTGCCCTCTTTGTTTACTTATATAATCTAATTGCTAACATAGACATGTTCAAATCCGCTGCACATATCAGTTAGAGTTACAATAACTGACAATTTAATGGCCAAATAAaaagcattttcagaaattttaaTTAGAATTAACTATTGCAGCTGTTTTTTTAAGACACTGAATGTAAGATCCAAAATTCAAGCTCCCAGGTTTCTTGTTCCTCCAGTGTGCTCCTGTCGGTCTGTGCAATGATACACTATTTGTGTTTTGCTGCAGGGCGATGCAGTCAAAGACTTAATGCTTCGTTTCCTGGGAGAGCAGGCAGCCATGAAGCGTCAGGTCCTTACGGCCAACTCTGTGGAGCAATCCTTTACAGGCCTCAAACAGCTCATTGTAAGTCCCTTCCTGAACATTTTGTTTATGACCACCTGGTAATATTAAGATTCTCAATTCTTcaatatacatattgtgcatgtTCAGGTCAAACTGCATGTGTACAGGTAATTTTATACCATGAATAACTGGGTTTCCTCTACACATACTAAGTTGCCTTGCTATGCATTCTTGCATTCTTCAACACCAGCAATTAGACCGATCCCTTGGAACGAGCAGCAAAGCCAACAAAGAAGGATCCCCATTACAAATATTAATTCTGCTGTTTGCATTTTCCAGAGTAAAGAATTGCTTTCTATGTGCTGTTATTTGTCATTAATAAAAGATATGATGCCAATATACAAAAAATAGGCTTTTCAGAATTTAAAAAGAGACTGTTGACATTTTTAATTGCAAGTTTAATAAGGATGTGAACAGATTAGAATGAAGATTCTTTCCTGCGTAAatatatttgttttgtattttttgctgCAATGATTAAAGCTGTAAAGCTTTTGTAATAAGAGGTTAATCCTTACAGTCTAGAAAAACATTTATTCCAGCTACTTGAATATGATAAATTGTGAGTATTTGAGTAAAACATGAGTTTTGGAACTTTAGTTAATACATTTAGTCATTTGTAGGTTACAATTTCCTTCAATCCCTTGGTTTTTCTACTTGAATTGACCTTTTTATTCAACCAAGTACTTACTAAAATAATGTCTAGATTAATTTATAATAAAGGTCGTGGTCGTTTACAGTTTGTCACTGAGGTAAAAATTACTATATTAGAAACTTTAGCTCCACAGAATAGCTCTGTATCCAaatatatattgttattatttgccATGTTTCTTGGCTCATTTTACCAGACAGGAGTGTTATAGTGTGCACCCATCACAAGGAGAAGCGTGTCACCAGAAATACTTTTTACATTTGAGGAATTTAATCCATGTTGCAGGCTACATAACCCATCTTAACACGGCAGCTGGAATGCTGCTTGTTTAGCTTCTGATTCAATGTGTCTCCATACTGTGCATGTGCTCTCTGAGAACATTAACTCTCTGTCTCGGCATAAATGGTAGAACCGTGGGTAAATCACCAGAGCTTAACATCCTGTGGTCTCTGAAGTTTGTCTGACCTTTTGACAGTCAGTGATTCTGCTGAAACTGCTCGCCAGCCGGGCTTCGGCTGACTCAAAATCATGAGTCACTACTTTGCTTTCTCTTCACATTTCATTTCTCTGGGTTCTACAATTGCATGTCGTCTTTGTGACCAAGCAGTcattctatatctatctatccagCTCTTGTGCCATCCCTCCGCCATAATTTGGGACCCACGAATGACCCTGAGAGACAGTTGTTATTTAAAACATATGCGCAGCAGTAGACGCTGTGATGGAGTGAGGGGAAAGTAGAgaggaagaggggaggggaggggtggaGTGGAGAGATGGAGAGGTGGAGATCCACTCTGCTCACAAGTTTTTTTCTCCTGCTGTGCCCATGTATTATGCATGGGACTGCTGTGCATATTTCAAGGGCCTTCTGGACTtggatatatatacacacacacacatacatacacatacacacacacacacacacacacacacaagatggTACTTTCAGCTTGCAGTCATCTGCACTATATGGTGTAGGTGAGTGTGTGAAAGAGGATCATACACTGTCTGCCAATTGGTGTGGGTGGCTCCCTGGAGCAAGAGGCAAAAGAAAGAAGAGAGACTGTGAGCCAGTAAGGCAATGTAGGCCTACAGGAGAGATGTCAAGAAATGACATGAcggaagagagaaagaaaggaagagaAAGCAGTGATGTGTGAGAGAGATATGCAGGCAGGTGGAGGGCTATACCTGGCCCCAAGTACACACATTTTAAAACTGAATATACAGGATTACCAAGGGTGGGAGTCCAGTGGTTTACTTTCTTGATCTTCATGATTATTTATTATAAATTAGGAGCTAGCACAAAATATTTAACTATTTAGATATCTTTTCTGCAGGTATGAACCCAGTTTTTAATTTCAtgattcagatgtttcttttatgATTTTATATAGCGGTGAGGTGGAAGGTAGTTGTACCAAAAATGGTGAAAACTTTTTCTTCATAAAGACAGGGCTTTAATTTGACCAGTGAGCATAACATCCTGAGCATTGCATAACATGGTGAACTGGGCTACACATGTAATAAGAGAATACAGAAAAAAGTACCACGTAAAATTGTATCAGTCATGCTTATGTTATTGATCTAACAAAACTACCACCAATAACAAAAACAGATATTGTTaacagtggtggatccagaaaaagtGGAAGGGGAGAGCGCTATATAAACATACAAATGATATATCATTCTCTGAATTGTCATTTTCCTGCTCAGcaggactgcttgctttgtttacagaacgtactgtgcattacagtcatatttcacacataatatacactttaatctcaATTAACCCTGAAACTTAGATGTAAACATCACATCTCGAAAAGTACCAAGataatcagatagcaaataggtcggcTACTTGAGCAAGTAGGATTTAGCTTAATAGGTAATGCTTCGGACTGTGATGCTGAAGACCAGGGTTCGATTCCTGGTTGGTAAATCTGTCATTGgttaataataaagtaaaattgtttttaataatattacattcATCTAATGGATAAGTGTGAGTTCACTATGATCTCAAAAGAAAAAGAACTTGAGTTGTATTAACACTAATctgaaaaaggtcttaaatttaatgtAAAGCCCTTGTGTGCTTCTGAAAAACACACCAATGAAAAGTAAATAACAATAACCCACATTCAGCAATGGCTGGTTTTGATTGTCAACAGCTTCTACTACTGTGTCAGAGAGCAGTGGCAGCTCCAGCAAAGACAGTAGTATGAGAGTACACTTTCTGGATGTGGACAGTGTATGCACAGATGTGCAAAGGGACATACAGACCTCTGTGACAAGAAGGAAGCAGGAACCCTAAGCATGGCTTGGATTATAACTTAAtgtattctacttttttttttttttttttgccacaaggcACTTTTTATGCTGCCAAACCTTGGTAGCATTGGTTGcactatttttctatttttcttgaAAACTGACATCAGATGCAGAGACAAACATCATGTTAGTCCTTAGAAAAAATATTCATGTGTTAAATCCTATTTTGCCTAAAACACTGAGGGGTTTTTTATGTACAGTGGAAACACAAGaaaagcattttcttttttttgcttccacACAGATCAAAGTTAGCTTGAAAATCATCATTGATTTGCTTTGATGAAATTTCAGACACATGGACGTTACTACAGCTTATGGTTCCAATTACAGTATCACATGATATCAGCACAGCGGCATCACCAAAGACTTAGTAAAGCTTGGTAATGTGATTCATGAGATCCTTGAAAAGAAACTCCCTTTACACCTGCCTCCTTTTCACGGAGTCCAAAGGTCAGAACCAGTTGTAGGGCGGTGCTATTGATGCGAGTACAGGCAGTGTCTTATACAACAACAGCACTTCAGTAAGGCATGGGATTGCAGACAAAGGGACTTGAACCCTGAGCCTCCAGCTGAAGGACAGACGCCTCTACTCTCTGCAACACCTGCCATGGTGCCAACAAACCCTGCTCCCTAATAAGGAGCTCAGTGTGGTCCTGGTCAGAGCAGCCCCCATGTGACGGCTTTGCTGTTATAATAATCACTGACTAAGTCACTCCCACTGATGAATGGATCAGACACCATCTGCCTTCTCCATCGACTACCGTCTACTTTTATTCAAATGGTATACTTGCCAATAAATTATGAGATTTCCAAACTTTTGAGATCAAACAAACCCACAGATCAAAGCTGTCTTAGGTGATGGAGCTCACTAAGCTCCAAGAGAAGGAATTGAGGAACTGAGGGGATGTGCACAGCCAgaatgcacacacagagacacatggGGAATTGAAAATATCTGTGTGGCTCTGTGCTGTATTCTTAGACAGACATCTGATCGATGACATAGAATCTGGGACACCTGATCACTTACTGTACTTGGCTCATGctagtgtgtcctgtgtgtcatCCTTCCTATGTGTAACACATAAGCATTGCTAACACATTTAATGTCattgtgtatttgttttagttcttATTATCCTTTGTGTATTGTCTTGGGCTTGGACAAAGCTAGTAATCACACTGTTGGACTGTGTGGCATCACTCTGCCTGTGTGATGCAGAGCTGTGCTATGAGCTGGCAGAATGAGTCATGCTGCAGAGCCAGAGTGTGACTGCACCCAGTGCCACCGCACACTCTGTTCATGCacacattacatacatacatatgcacactATGGCAACTACAACAGCCCCATACACACACAATATACCAGAGACCTCTGTAGATCTGTCATTTCACACAAAAACATGCATGCTTTGGTATGATAATCATTCATACGGAGAACAAACTGACATGATTTTGTAAAAACATAGCACAGCATTCCACTGCTGAGAAACAGCTGTATCCCTGAACACATAGATTTGAGGGAAAATGGCAGTCTTATAGCATTGtaactttcatgtcatttgaacAAAGTGAGGTCATGACTTATAAACCAGGGCTCCAACTGAGGCTCATTACCCGCATATTTGTTTATTGgtttatctgattttctttttgataaatggttttggtttttaaatCCCACCAACTAACATTTTGCGaatctcagttcagttcagtgagtTGCATTTTACAATCATTTAAAACCCAACAATATCCGATTTACATTAAATAAACATTAGCGAGTAGCAAGGACATTTAAGGGGAACCACACACTGATTGTTGTAGGTCATTGGAAGTGGAGACTTATCAAATAGGGAGAAGCACAAAGCACAGTGTTTTCATTTGAAGCCTAGTCTGGTTCATAGGATATACTCAGCTGGAATAACTCTCCCATTGGGTGACTCTTTTAGTGTTTATTCTGCTCTCTTCCACCTTTTGCATGTTGCCATTTTGCTACATGAAAGATCAAGAACCCCTGAGCTCGAACTATACATTGAAAATAGCGAGTCGCCTTTTTTgcagggatttagtcattttaataccaaggttgttttcctcatattccaccaaaacaacttctcccTGATTGCAAAGGGAATGGCATACATCCTCTGCTTCCCAAGAAGAGTGTGATTCAtttaaagaaacacaaaataactgAAGAGTTTTTATTATCTCTATTCCACTTTGACTGTAAGTTTGGTAAATTAATAATGAAATCACTATTGGGATGTGGGCATGAGTTAATGTAGCTCCTTACCACAGCATACCATAAACTGAACTGTGGCTGCTCAAGTTGCATGGTGGGTAATGTAGGCactgggttttaccagtgaagaAGAGGTCTCTGATTCTTTCGTATTCATTTAAGTACTTTGTAACTATCTATGGTGGTTCTGAAAATGGTATAGGAGTCTCAATTTAAAGAGATGTTGTAATCAAAGGATGACCTCAGTGGTTATTTGAATGTCCAATTGTCGATAAATTCTGTTTTGTTAACAGCTAATTATTTCAGTCCTATGAAAAAAGCTTTGTTTGTTTCCCATCTGGACTACAGATGAAGCATGTAGCAGATAACATTCCTGCTCCTGTCAAACTAGTGAAGGAGGTTGTGATGCCACAGCtgctgtgtgtgttgctgtgacTGGTCTGCACAGCTTTTACACCAGCTTTGTTAAATGGATAAGGTCTGTTTTTCTACTACGTCGTAAAAAGGACTGAAACTTACGCTTATTTTCCTGAAGTCCTCCTCCTCAAAACAAGTAATTTTCATTGTTCTTTGACTTTTATCTTTGAATTTACCTGTCTGTGTAGAGTTTGACACTCTGAGGGGTTTCTCACATCTGTCTGCTGAAAGGAGAAAGTTTTTCTCTGCTCAAAATCTGAATTTAAGCAGCAGGAATTCTGACATCGCAAAAATTATGAAGGATACTGGAAACACC
This portion of the Sphaeramia orbicularis chromosome 22, fSphaOr1.1, whole genome shotgun sequence genome encodes:
- the trappc12 gene encoding trafficking protein particle complex subunit 12 isoform X2 encodes the protein MDSGETPAQRPVTLDITVEDISKETPAPASPEPTTSQTPSRENVLPQQDSIDLGGEFITPQEDSSATPSESLMDKLNDQMMESVMISDSPNNSEEDDVAPIDSFLDGGEEEENKGERSGDIEEQSEIGQNTTEIKVSEVEEEKESLEEKRVEVTQEIDGQEHVIGIGAPSGDAQSPSVVQSEEPALQEPKGTNPKEVPVPVCTIFSQGNQPKSLVPDGFQPTLIKSPSFSMGSGGGNDEAVTPSKPHAPLVCQPSPSLTPTPERQLSSTSSSISTPGGPLDSGAPTPSSVFVPAPTESPAKSQPTPHPTVPAPTQAPASAPAAQPQPFNQLQAVFSGSDDPFATALSLSEVDRRHDAWLPSEETRKVLISVATQQYSPVYVDTSKLTMPGLKFDNLQGDAVKDLMLRFLGEQAAMKRQVLTANSVEQSFTGLKQLISSKNWRAAVDLTGRLLTAHGQGYGKAGQATSHTTDSLQLWFVRLALLTKLNLFQNAELEIEPFGNLDQPDLYYEYYPAVYPGRRGSMVPFSMRLLHAELPQYLAKPQEALDRLHNLKTVCLTILENLEKGLAEDGSMITLTQENRQASLTLWRSRLSRVMYSMANCLLLMKDYVLAVETYQSIIQYEPQQRVQLLSGIGRIFLQIGDVKTAERYFLDVEKACQMKGSQPSHTTCMVMNRAFVYLSQNNYAEAHSSFTEVLKIDPKNPVANNNAAVCLLYLGRLKESLGQLEGLVQQDPTQYLHESVLFNLTTMYELESSRSTQKKQALLEAVAAREGDSFNTQCLKLV
- the trappc12 gene encoding trafficking protein particle complex subunit 12 isoform X1 yields the protein MDSGETPAQRPVTLDITVEDISKETPAPASPEPTTSQTPSRENVLPQQDSIDLGGEFITPQEDSSATPSESLMDKLNDQMMESVMISDSPNNSEEDDVAPIDSFLDGGEEEENKGERSGDIEEQSEIGQNTTEIKVSEVEEEKESLEEKRVEVTQEIDGQEHVIGIGAPSGDAQSPSVVQSEEPALQEPKGTNPKEVPVPVCTIFSQGNQPKSLVPDGFQPTLIKSPSFSMGSGGGNDEAVTPSKPHAPLVCQPSPSLSKFFTDNGQVNPASDFFDSFTAPSSFISVSNPNADLPSGPGPTPIAPTPERQLSSTSSSISTPGGPLDSGAPTPSSVFVPAPTESPAKSQPTPHPTVPAPTQAPASAPAAQPQPFNQLQAVFSGSDDPFATALSLSEVDRRHDAWLPSEETRKVLISVATQQYSPVYVDTSKLTMPGLKFDNLQGDAVKDLMLRFLGEQAAMKRQVLTANSVEQSFTGLKQLISSKNWRAAVDLTGRLLTAHGQGYGKAGQATSHTTDSLQLWFVRLALLTKLNLFQNAELEIEPFGNLDQPDLYYEYYPAVYPGRRGSMVPFSMRLLHAELPQYLAKPQEALDRLHNLKTVCLTILENLEKGLAEDGSMITLTQENRQASLTLWRSRLSRVMYSMANCLLLMKDYVLAVETYQSIIQYEPQQRVQLLSGIGRIFLQIGDVKTAERYFLDVEKACQMKGSQPSHTTCMVMNRAFVYLSQNNYAEAHSSFTEVLKIDPKNPVANNNAAVCLLYLGRLKESLGQLEGLVQQDPTQYLHESVLFNLTTMYELESSRSTQKKQALLEAVAAREGDSFNTQCLKLV